The Quercus lobata isolate SW786 chromosome 9, ValleyOak3.0 Primary Assembly, whole genome shotgun sequence region TCGAAGAGGTTCAGCGTCGCTTGCTTTTGAGCTTTGGTCGGTTTAGAATACTCAATTTTTGGCCCAGTATTGGAAGGATTGTATTTCGTAAGCGTTGGGAAGAGTTGTTTCAAATTCGGAGAAACGAGGATGCTGTGTTAAGGCCTTTGATAGAAGCGAGGAAAGTGAGTCTAGAAAGACACAGCAAAGtgaaagaagacaaaaataatgatggtgatgatgagtTTGTTGTGTCGTATGTGGATACGTTGTTGGACTTGGAGTTGCCAGAGGAAAAGAGGAAGCTTTCTGAGGATGAAATGGTTAGTTTGTGCTCGGAGTTTCTCAACGGAGGTACAGATACTACGTCCACAGCATTGGAGTGGATTATGGCGAATTTGGTGAAATACCCGCAAATCCAAGAGAAGCTTTTTGTGGAGATTAAAGGGGTTGTTGGTGATGGAAAAAAGGAAGTGAAAGAAGAGGATTTGAACAAGATGCCTTATTTGAAAGCAGTGGTTTTGGAGGGTTTAAGGAGACACCCACCAGCCCATTTCGTGGTGCCACATGCAGTGACTGAGGATGTGGTTTTGGATGGGTATTTGGTACCAAAGAATGCTACTTTGAATTTCATGGTGGCAGAAATGGGGTGGGACTCGAGGGTTTGGGAAGATCCTATGGAGTTTAAGCCTGAGAGATTCTTGAGTGGTGATGATGGAGGAGAAGCGTTTGATATAACTGGAAGCAGAGAGATTAAGATGATGCCATTTGGTGCGGGGAGGAGGATCTGTCCTGCTTCTGGTTTGGCAATACTTCATTTGGAGTATTTTGTGGCCAATTTGGTTTGGAATTTTGAGTGGAAAGCTGTTGATGGTGATGAGGTTGATTTGTCAGAGAAGCAGCAGTTCACTATGGTGATGAAGGGATTCACATCAGgtgcaatacctagggtattgcacCTGGTGCAATACCTCCACTTcccttacaatttttttaacttttttaactttttaactttaacctttttattctttttaaatatattttatttaatggctgagattgaaagttgcttTTTCAATCTTTCAATCTCAGCCATTGATTAGGTATTGCACCAGGTGCAATACCCTAAGTATTGCACCTGATGTGAATCCGGTGATGAAGAATCCTCTCGAGGCCCACTTATCTCCAAGGTTTTAAGTGGTTAGCCTATATGActatgagagtttttttttttaatactatgggtgcgtttggataccgctgaaaactgaaaactgaaactgaaaactgaaaaacactgtagcgaaataatttttaaatgtgtgaatagtatcgtgggacccatttttaatgaaaaagttgctgaaaagtgaaatttgtgggtccatgaacagtacacgatatgctgtgattggtccaaaaaaatttgaaaagtcaaagtttgcggctactgttcattgaacagtgcatgaacagtagccgcttgtGGGAAAatcgcgtgaaaaaaaaaaaaaaaaaaaatagaaaaacgcAAACGCGGATTGGGCaaaaaacgcccaatccaaacgcaacctATGACTATTATAGTGTTATTTGAAATAAAGTCTACAGCtgtatttaatactttttttttttttgataacatgtATTTACAAAAATGTTTCTATTGCATTTTATATATGTACTAGTTTGGTAACTAGTACATCAAACGAAGCGGTTGAAATGCAGAAGTGgtaatgtatttatttattattttggtgtTATTATTGAGGGGAAATCGTTGTTACTTGTTAGTCCTATGAAGCTCTTCATTTGATGAGCGGGATATGTCTAAGTTAAGTCATCTTTTTTAATTGGCTAAAAGTGAAGTGAGTTTGTTGCTTAAATTTGTGGACCGGTGCCAGTGGGGCCTTTGTTTGATGACGAAGTAAAGTGAATAATTATTAAGAGATGAAGCTTTGAAACAcctctaaataaaataaaataaaagtattgcTAGACATTGTATATGCTGCAtgagttctttttctttttttttggtagaactTGCTGCATGAGTTCACCATAGCGATGAAGTATCCTTTGCCTTTGAAGGCCCCAAGGATTTGAATAATTTAGTCCATTTTTTGGTGTAGCTGAAGACTACACCTTCAATTGATAGTCTATATTCCATAATGCATGAAGATTGTTGTTGACTTCGAAATAAAGTCTACAGCAATATCTAATAAATGGATACCTATGCAATTAtctttttgtttgtgtttgttgaaatttttttttaataatttttttataatgtcttTGATGTGTGCATCAACTGCTgggtaagaaaaaaattattttgcttaaaattttgtaaagaaccatattgtttgttttgggtataatTGGTTGattgggcttaattttttttaacttcactattgataatttttttgggtttatatgtattttgttttagattttaaatatataaatttttttgttgtctttaaaaggagaaaaatgctagagttacaagttttttttttttttttttttttttacaaattattgatgtggtaAATGATTATTGAAAAGTAATAAAGTGGAGTTAGTAGTCGATATAATagtactcttaaaagaatcaataatatttttaagagggacaaagtataattttataggacaaaattgataaaagaaATACCTATGTATATAGTACTacttactattatttttataataaaaaattaagtaaattgCAAAGTATACATTTTGAAGTCTTGATTGCTTAAATTTTACATcttaaaatttgagaaattaaattttacaccctaaaattttattctattaataaaattcaaccaTTCGTTAGTGACTCACTTATGTGACCGTTAAATGACAAGCTGGTGTACtgatatgttttattttattttattttattgtgtgcAAAATTAGCCCTAGAAAAGGACAACGTTCCAAAGAAAGCACAACAGCTCAAGCACTAGCAGATTCCAAAACCGTTTTGCCCaaactcaaaacacaaaacacaaatcCTCTTACAACACTGAACTCATTCCCAAAATGCCTAACCCACACCTGCTGAGCCGCAAATTTATCCCTTAGCTGCATTGTTGACGGCTCTAGATCAGGTCCAAGGCGGCGGTGATGCCAATGATGAGTTTCTCAAACACCCTCAACTCTCTCAATACATGATTTAAAAAAGACATGCCAAACTGGGTTCTGCAAATCAGAATCTTTAGAGCTTATTTGCTTGTCCCACGAATTCAACTAGCCCCATGAGGAAATAAGGCATTTCACACATTCCTAATTTgataaacaaaaatgagaaattgCACAGCccagttgtgtgtgtgtatatatataattggatATGGATTTGTATTCGTAATTAAATGCATGCCTTGCCGTGTTTGTTTAAGAGACGATGGACTTCAGAGTCTTTATTGGGGATGGCTTGAGCGATGGCTTTGCCGTTGATAATATTGGCCTTGTGATCTGACATCTTTGTCCAACTAATTAGACAAAGATCTGTGTTTGATTTGGGAATTGAGTTGAGTTTTGGTGTAATGGGGTTGTAAGACAATTGTGTTTTGTGCTTTCTTTGAAACGTTGTTGCTTTGAGGGCTGATTTGGccgaacaaaaaaaaaaatacatattagcACGCCAGCATATCACTTAATAGCCACATAAGTGAGTCATTAATGGAGAGTTATGTTTAGCTAACAGAACAAAACTTTTgggtgtaaaattcaatttcttaaattttagaatGTAAAATCCAAGAACTCCAGACTTCAAGGGTGCACTTTATTATTTATCCTATAAATTTGAGTCAAAGACTGCCTCCACGCGTGTATATGTACATCATAAACAAACTATGAAAATGTTATACTCATCCTAACCAAAAGCGTCAACTAGCACACAATTTTGTCACAatctttttcataatttgttaaAGTCGACAGCATCGgctccattaatttttttccaaaattaaaaacttaaattaaacaatatttaatataaaaaatttaatatatcgAGATTATAAACAGAAAACACACATGCAAATACATGAAATTTACAATATATTTCAACAAGTTTTTATATCTAAAAATCATTGCATGATTGTTTCATTATCAATACTTAATTGTTAAAGTCGACAGCATCGgctccattaatttttttccaaaattaaaaacttaaattaaacaatatttaatataaaaaatttaatatatcgAGATTATAAACAGAAAACACACATGCAAATACATGAAATTTACAATATATTTCAACAAGTTTTTATATCTAAAAATCATTGCATGATTGTTTCATTATCAATACTATCAGCTATATCACTTTCAACGTACAGAGCCAAGAAATCATTTATCCACTAATCGTCCATTTGATTACCAACATCCTACCTTCGTAGGTAGGATGTTGGTTTTCCATTCACTTGGCACAAACACTATCCTAATTTTACTATATGGGAAAGATTAGACCGAGCAATTGCTACTAATGAGTGGTTCTCAATGTTTGCAGGTGCAAAAGTGCACCACTTAGATGTCACATCTTCAGATCACAAAGCATTATGGATTTCACCGAAGCATATGtattgcaatttaaaaaaaccCTTATGCTTTGAACAAATTTGGATGACTGAAAAGGGTTGTAGTGACACCATAGAGGCTGTGTGGAGTGTAAACTCCAATGAGTCATGGGATACCTGTGTGCTAAGGAAGCTTGAGTCATGTGGGGCGGCTATGTCTAAATggagtaaaaaattatttggtagtGTTAAGAAACAATTGGAATCTGCCCGTAAGTGACTGAAAGCAGTAGAGCAACATGCTATCCAGTCTGGGGACTTAAGCCGTATGAGGTTGTTGGAGGATGAAGTCAATCAACTCCTTGATAAAGAAGCCAAAATGTGGAGGCAGTGGTCCAAAGTTGCATGGCTCCGTGATGGGGATCATAATACTCAATTTTTCCATTACAAGGCTTTTCAGCTCCGTAGGCGAAACTATATTACTAGGTTGCATGATGCTAATGGTGGATGGTGCTTCAGCCAAGATCAAGTTAATGCCACCATTGTAGACTTCTACCAAAATCTCTTTACCTCGGGTAGCCCTAGCAATTTTGAGGAGGTCATTGAGAATATTCCACAAGTTGTAACCGATGAGATGAATGATATGCTAGTGGCCGAATTCAACATTGAGGAAGTGGAGGTCGCTTTGAAGCAGATAGCACCCCTAAAAGCCCCCGGTTCAAATGGTATGCCTCCTCTCTTTTACCAAAGTTACTGGTCTTTACTCGGGTCTGATGTGTTAACCATTATTTTACACTATCTCAATTCAGGTTCTCTTCCTCAATCCCTTTGCCATTCTTTTATTACATTGATTCCTAAGGTAAAGGATCCCACATATGTCTCTAAGTTTAGACCTATTAGCTTGAGCAATGTTTTGTACCGTATTTTTGCTAAAGTTCTAACCAATCATTTGCAAGCTATTATGCCTAATATTATTTCAGAGCATCAAAGTGCATTCATGTCTGATAGATTGATTTCAGATAATATCTTGGTGGCATTTGAGACTTTACATTATATGCGGAATCACAATAAGGGGAAATCTAGATTTATGGCCTTGaaacttgatatgagtaaggcatACGATAGGGTGGAGTGGGAGTACATGGAGAAAGTGATGACAAAGATGGGTTTCCATCCTAGATGGATACAATTAATGATGATGTGTATCACTACAGTCTCTTACTCGGTGCTAATTAATGGGGAGCCCTATGGGCATATCACTCCAACATGTGGTTTGCGCCAGGGAGATCCATTGTCCCCCAATTTTTTCCTCATGTGTACTGAAGGTCTCCATGGTTCAATTAGTCAGGCAGCCCACAACGGTGACATTTGAGGTGTATCTCTTTGTCAGAATGGACCTAGAATCACTCAACTCTTTTTTGCCGATGATAGCCTAATTCTTTGCAGAGCTAGAGAAGAGGAATGTCAAAGCTTGCTTGAGGTGTTGGCCAAGTATGATAGAGCTTCTAGGCAGCAAATTAACCGTAATAAGACCACTATCTTCTTCAATAAATCCACCTCTACAGATACTCAAACAGCAATTCAAAACTTGTTGGGTGTTAATGTTGTTTGGCAATACAAGAAATATCTTGGACTTCCTTCATTAGttggccaaaataaaaaggaaagtttCACCTTCATCAAGCAGCAAGTATGGAAGAGGATTCAAGGGTGGGAGGGTAAGTTACTGAGTCAAGCGGGCCGGGAAATACTAATTAAGGCAGTGGCACAATCTCTCCCAACTTATACCATGGCATGCTTTAAACTCCCTACCTCACTTTGCCATGAACTTGAGAGCATGATTTGTAGATGTTTTTGGGGGCAAAGGGGTGATAATAGGAAGATTCACTGGGTGAAGTGGTCAAAACTTTGTAAACCCAAGACACAGGGTGGTATGGGGTTTAAAGATTTGTCTATATTCAATGATGCACTCTTGGCCAAACAAACTTGGCACTTGCTCCATGACAAGTCATCCTTATTCTACCatgttttcaaagaaaaattcttccCTAATACCTCGGTTATGGAGGCCAAAATTCCAGCCAACTCCTCATATGCTTGGAAGGGTATTATGAAGGGTAGGAATGTGATCAAACAGGGAGCGAAATGGAGGATTGGGTCAGGCAGGTCTGTCCAAATTTGGAGGTGAGAATTGGTTGCCCAAATCATGTAATCCTAAGGTTTTATCACCACGGATTGAAGGGAGGGGAGTGCGTATGGTTTGTGACTTGATTGACCCGGACCTTAAGGAGTGGAAGACGGATGTCATTAATAGTTTGTTCTTTGACTTTGAAGCAGcccttataaaaaatatgcCTCTCTATAGATCAATACAAGATGACGTCCTAATTTGGCCCTTTAACCATGATGGGATCTATATTGTCAAGTCCAGCTATAGGTACTTACATGAGCAACAGCAGCACGACCTGCCTAGGCCTTCAGATAGTTCGGTGCTCAAGCCACTATGGAAGAAAATTTGGGGGCTTCAAGTCCCAAATAAAGTTAAGCATCTGGCTTGGAAGGCTTGTAAGGATTCATTGCCAACCAAGACCAATCTGATCCGTAGAAGGGTCATTACTGAGGGCTGTTGTGATGCTTGCAAAATGCATTAGGAAGATGTGGTTCATGCCTTGTTCCTCTACCCAGCCTTGCAATCTGTTTGGAGATCTTGGGCTTAATGGAACCACAGCACGCTTCAGGTATGCTCCTCTTTCACTGacatttttgagcttatttttgcagGTAATAGGGAGCTCAACCTTTTTGCTACTGTTCTCTGGACATTGTGGAATAGGAGGAATAACTTGAGCAAGTGGTTGATTTTGCTCAAGATTGAATCCTGGAGAGAATTTCTTGCAGCGTTGGTGTTCAACAATCCTGACACCATTAGGTAGCAGCTTGGTAGGCACTGGATCAACATGCCTATAAAGTCAACTTCGACGGAGCGACTTTTGCAGAGGATGGACTTGCTGGCTTGGGAGTAGTGATCCGTAACGACCAAGGACTGATCATGGCCTCACTTACTCAGCAAATACCTCTGCCCGTTTCATTTATAGAGGTAGAAGTCTTGGCAGCACGAAAAGCATTGGAGCTTACACTTGAACTTGGTTTCGACAACATCACTCTTGAAGGGGACTCTGAAGTATTGATTAAATCTTTAGCGACAGGTTGCAACTCTCTGGCTCATTATGGTCATTTAACTGCAAATATTCATATTCTTATGTCTCGGTTTTCATCGCTTAGTTTATCTCATGTTAGGAGGCATTGTAATAGATTAGCACATGCCTTAGCTCGACAAGCATCCTCTACCCCTGATATGTCTATCTGGATGGAAGAAATACCAACAGACCATAACTCTATATACATGGCTGATTTGAATGGCCTAAGCTAATAAGATATTGCTGccttgattcttaaaaaaaaaaaggtaacaaCATGGCTATCAAGATTAGTGACAGGGGTTAGGCAATTAAATTGATGAACGTAAGATTCTACTTtccaattaggaaaaaaatgtaattataattaataatatatgtttaaaaaatcaaacaaaagtattttttagacataaattacttataaaatacaataattattatgcaccaaattataaaatacatgaaaaaaaataaaatttcaaacaatttcaaaatttttaatatataaataataataataaatgaaaaaaacaatAGACCCATTTGGTTGTTTCCCAATGTTAACCTATTTTCATTCCCCAATACAAATTTTGGATTATTTTACTTCATAGCCTTAATAAGATATAAGAGGGATTAATAGTTAAaactaataaacaaaaaaaaattaagaaaaaagaagaaagataaattTGAGTAGCTTTGGATCAGTTTGGTTATGGTGAAAACAGGGGAGATGGaaatgggagagagaaaatatgagagaaagGGGACTCTTGGGTTGTTTGGTTGGAATGGAAATTGAAAAGATTTTGATTAGGCCCAAGAGCTTTCTCCTGATTTGGAGACAAACTCGGTTAATTTTGCTACTATCATCtcatttactctttttttttgtcccaGAGCTATAACGTTCTAACATgtatctctctctttgattttatctttttttctttctttctttgatggtttgttctctctctctctctctctctctctctctctctctctcatactatttttttcttgatgtcatttactctctttttctttctttgttagCTTGTTTAGTATCAATCTATGTATTATTTTGGGAAAAATGCCcatacaccccccccccctaaacTTTGAAGTAGTGGTTAAAACAACCcataaacttttattttggccaatttACTCCTTCAACTTTATACACCTGCCAAATAAGTACTTCAGTTAGTTTGGTGTTAAAAAACAAATAGgaaatatcaaaaaaagaagaaggggaaaCTCATGTGAGAGGCAACTAACATTACCAAGGGTGAATCAGTTTagttgagagggagagagaaagctTGGATGAAAGAGAGATGAACCAGAAGTCTAGAATTGTCGCAGCAACCTTTCTCTCCGGTGCCGGAGTCTTCTCTCCGCTAgtatgcctttttttttggggggtaaaATACGATTTTGGTCCTTAAACTTTgtcaaatatttgtttttcgtttctaaactttaaaaagttattttttcatccctaaactttgtaaagatttttttcattagtttagagacaaaaataaggatgaaaaaagaacttttttcaacaatttagggatgaaaaacaaacttttggtaaagtttaaggacataaataaaacattttcaatagtttaaggacAAAAGATGGACTTGTTAATAGTATAGGAACGAAATATGAACTTcttaaagtttaaggatgaaaacCAAACTTTTGATAAGGTTTAGggatcaaaatagtattttaccctttttttattttttatttttctactctGTGTTTTTCCAATCCTCCATTTGCAAGTTTCTGTTGCAatgttttggtttggtttaatTTTCGAGCTTACCCTTACACTTACCCAAGTGTTTCAAGGCCTGTGATGGATTGGGTTGAGTTGATTGTCATAAAATTTCCATTCCTTCAAAATCGGTTTTGAGTAGCTATACaattgtttgatgaaatgtCTGAGAGGGATATGGGcagtgtttttggttttttggtatGGGTTTTGGTTGTTTGGCAGGATTTTAGATGGGTTTGCAATTTCTTGACAACAATTTCCAGGGTTAGGTTTATGTGGTTTCATAACATATTTatctaattttgaaaaaagtgaGACAAACTTGATGCTggcaaatttttaattaatgggTTTTGTCAATTTgtaagtaaaattttttgtttttgaattggTGGAGCTATTGTGAAGGACATGATCATGATAGTATTTGTTTTAGTCTGTGGGGTTTTTAttgatttcattaattttttttcgaaGTTTGTTATTGCTTTGTAGTGGCCTAATTTGGTTTATGTCTAGGAACTCAGTTTCCATGATTTCCACTGTGAATAATTTGTatcgttttttgttttctattcaGAGAATGATTAAATTGTCTAATTGATAGCTGTTAGAGATATCTTGTATATTCATGCATGAATATATGCTTGATTGCTAAAGTGTTCCAACACCTAATGGAAGACTTCAATGTAGAAACCTTCAAATGCTTTGCCATTTGAGTTCTTCCTGATCATGTCCTTCACAAACCCTTTGAGCATGGCATTACTAGGAACTATGATTATCATTGGATTTGCTTATGTAGGCATTGCCCAACATATGGGAACCAGATTTAACCCAGCTAGCCAAGCTTTTTCTGTTGTTTTCTTAACACCACTATTCTTTGCATGTGGCAAATGTCTAATTCATTGTATTTCTTTCCATCCACTTTCACAAACTTGAATTTTTGAAGTTTGTGATAGCATTTGTTCTTTGAAACGTATTTCTCCACTTAAGATGATTCTATTAggccaaattttgaaatctctAGAGCTGCTAGTAGGATTGTGGTACCCTTAGCAGCATGTGGTTACTTAATCAAGCTTTAGTTTTACAATCAACTATtatggttttccttttttgagtCATATGGTGCAAATACTAGGTTTAAGGTTTTCATTTGTTTCATTTTGGTTTCACTTATTTGTATTTAGTTTCTAAGTTGTGCATAGtctaataattttgtttttgttttttgtttttttttttgttttgttttgttttgttttgttttgttttgtttttgtgttttggttgtGTAGGATCGTAATGTATGTAACTACTCTGAGTGGCATGCCATTGAATTCACACCAAGGAGCGAAAGTGTTATTAATGGACAATTCCTCATTTGGAAGGAGGCCCAATAATAGGAACAAGCCCAACAGTATGGGAGggaataaagaagaagaattagaaaattgagaagaaaaccATTTAAGCCCgaatggcaggaataatggtCCTTAGGCTTGTAAAATAGCAAAAGGGCCTCGAAGAAAGTAAACAGGCCCAAAGGAacccaaagaaagaagtagtaaacCCATTGGGCATTATGGGAAATGGAAAGCAAGCAAAAATGGGCCAAAGGAGCCCAAAGGATGGAACTAAGCAAATGGGGTTGGTCGAAAAACCTATAAACCCCGAAAGTAAAGGATATGGTAATTTGGGCTGGAGAAGCCTAAAAGACTTAGCAAAAACCCATGAGAATGAAGGATTGGAATGGGCCGGGGATAtctaaaagaataaaatgggccaaggaagcccccAAAGCGATGGAATCGGCTAAGGAAGCCCCAAAGTAATGAAATGGGCcaagaaaacccaaaacaacGTTAGTACAAGCCCAATGATAGTACTGAGCTACTGGAACTGAGCAGAAGGAAAATGTACAGCAGGCTCAAAAGAGGCCTAGCAAGCACAAATCAAATAATAGCATGGTAGAAATAACGAGGCGGCATGGCAAGAGTGCCAACCGACCTACAAAGAGGGTAAGGGTTGGATTAAAGAAGGAAAGGTCCATGCCTAAGCAGGACCCAGCTTAGGGAGGAAGCAAGATATAAAGAATGAAAGCCCAGTGACTCATCCATGCCACAAGAGGCCAAGAATGAGTGGCAGAACGTGCAACAAAGGCCAGACAAGCCCCCAGGTCATGGCAAACGCATGAACAACAAACAAGCTGTGGACACACATGGAAGTGGAGTACGCATAAGGCTTAGGCACCACTCACTTCTACCTAGCCAATACAGGAGTGATGggccatgggtcagaggtaaaagagggcatggtttggcggTGGGGAGAAGGGGAAAGCCTATTCTGGGGTTCCCGCTcaagctcttttgggggaaatgtcttgttgggatgacataccacccaaaagatgGAAAGATGAGCTGGAATCACTATGTGCATGCTATAGGGGTTAGTAAGAGAGAATGCCCACCCTTATTCGGATGGGAATGCCACGATGagtaagaaaacaaaataaaactcttttgTCTGGGAATGGGATGTGGCACGGCCAGCACAGGTAAGTGATGATAGCTGGGCAACCAACAGACCAGTGGGTGGTCTGGGAAGGACACCTATACCAAAggggtaaaaaagtaaaaacccatcaccacaAGCAGTATAAAAAGGGCCTTATCTGTGCACGGTAAGGAGAACAAGAAGAAGGGGGAGAATAGAGGAAAggagagataaaaataaaaataaaaataaaaataaaatttaaaaaaagagaaaaagaagtaaaaagaaaaagaaaaagaaagataggaGGGAAAATAGGAAACttagaaaggaaaaatgaattagaaaggaaaaatagagagTGAGCAAGAGTGTGATAGTGGGCATGTACCAATAGActattcccttttctccctccAAAAGCCTGCTCTCTAGTGAGGGTTAAGGAATTCAAGGATAAGGCATAGGCCCATTCTCTCAAAGTAGGCAATTTCTGTGGCAGGATTTCCCTGTGAGATTGCCCACATTGAAGAGTGGTTCCCTTCCTGGACTTGACTCCATTGAGAAATCAAGCATGACAGACTAAccatctttccttttattttattgatcaagCATTAATTGATCAAGTATTAATatcatttccttttctttttatctttgttaTTAACTCATTTTTGCCGCATTTATATCACTGCATTATTTCCTCCTTTACTAAGATCATGATTTAGCTTTTCCGTTTTCTAGTTATAAGGTGGTGGGCCTTGTTTGTAATGT contains the following coding sequences:
- the LOC115961364 gene encoding uncharacterized protein LOC115961364, which gives rise to MRLLEDEVNQLLDKEAKMWRQWSKVAWLRDGDHNTQFFHYKAFQLRRRNYITRLHDANGGWCFSQDQVNATIVDFYQNLFTSGSPSNFEEVIENIPQVVTDEMNDMLVAEFNIEEVEVALKQIAPLKAPGSNGSLPQSLCHSFITLIPKVKDPTYVSKFRPISLSNVLYRIFAKVLTNHLQAIMPNIISEHQSAFMSDRLISDNILVAFETLHYMRNHNKGKSRFMALKLDMSKAYDRVEWEYMEKNGPRITQLFFADDSLILCRAREEECQSLLEVLAKYDRASRQQINRNKTTIFFNKSTSTDTQTAIQNLLGVNVVWQYKKYLGLPSLVGQNKKESFTFIKQQVWKRIQGWEGKLLSQAGREILIKAVAQSLPTYTMACFKLPTSLCHELESMICRCFWGQRGDNRKIHWVKWSKLCKPKTQGGMGFKDLSIFNDALLAKQTWHLLHDKSSLFYHVFKEKFFPNTSVMEAKIPANSSYAWKGIMKGRNVIKQGAKWRIGSGSLAICLEILGLMEPQHASGNRELNLFATVLWTLWNRRNNLSKWLILLKIESWREFLAALVFNNPDTIR